A genomic window from Cytobacillus suaedae includes:
- a CDS encoding GNAT family N-acetyltransferase codes for MEWYKDDFMISDNIDLINIEDVKLLLSKTYWASNRPKEVIEKSIKHSLSFGLYHSGKQIGFARVVTDYAVFSWILDVVIDDTYRGNGLGQWLMDCIFIHTDIKYTAFALATSDAHDFYKKFDFKDNQCMTKPLLTK; via the coding sequence ATGGAATGGTATAAAGATGATTTTATGATTAGCGATAATATCGATCTAATTAATATAGAAGATGTAAAGTTGTTACTTTCTAAAACTTATTGGGCTTCTAATAGACCAAAAGAAGTGATAGAAAAAAGTATTAAGCATTCTCTTTCATTTGGCTTATATCATAGTGGTAAACAAATTGGCTTTGCTAGAGTAGTTACTGATTATGCGGTATTTTCCTGGATTTTAGATGTGGTTATAGATGATACCTATAGAGGAAATGGGTTGGGTCAATGGCTAATGGATTGTATATTTATCCATACGGATATCAAATATACTGCATTTGCTCTGGCCACATCAGATGCACATGATTTCTACAAAAAATTCGACTTTAAAGACAACCAATGTATGACCAAGCCATTACTAACTAAATAA
- a CDS encoding ABC transporter ATP-binding protein produces the protein MLVLLMVVVSSALGLLGPFLIGMSIDKFIVTKDSSGLITMLLILVGIYLLHSVAIFFQNYWMIGIAQNTVFSMRTKLFTHLHKLPIQFFDKRQQGELMSRVTNDIENVSSTLNSSFIQVFSSVLTLIGTVSVMLYLSPLLTLITMIIIPVMYIGLKWITNRTGKLFKEQQRNIGALNGFIEETISGQRIVKTFSQEERVIEQFLEKNQNLKRSGYWAQTYSGFIPKLFNVLNNLSFTIIAAIGGIFALNEAISIGVIVIFAEYSRQFTRPLNDLANQFNTLLSAVAGAERVFDILDEEIESKDEKNALILDKVKGEVEFKNVSFSYEEEGNTIRNVSFRVSPGETVALVGPTGAGKTTIINLVSRFYDTDEGSILIDHKELKQIKRASLRHHMGFVLQDTYLFQGTIRDNIRYGNLEATDEEIENAAKLANAHSFIMKMPNKYDTMINQDGSGISQGQKQLLSIARAFLPNPSILILDEATSSIDTITEMKIQEALKRLMKDRTCFVIAHRLNTIQQADQILVLEDGQVIENGTHDELLDKRGFYHGLFHSQLKQDII, from the coding sequence ATGCTGGTTCTATTAATGGTTGTTGTTAGTTCAGCCTTAGGATTGCTTGGACCATTTTTAATAGGAATGTCGATTGATAAATTTATCGTAACTAAGGATAGTAGCGGGTTAATTACAATGTTGCTAATCCTTGTTGGGATATATCTTCTTCACTCGGTTGCTATTTTCTTTCAAAACTATTGGATGATCGGAATTGCTCAAAATACCGTGTTTTCCATGAGAACGAAACTGTTTACACATCTTCATAAACTACCAATTCAGTTTTTTGATAAGCGTCAACAAGGGGAATTAATGAGTCGTGTCACCAATGATATTGAAAACGTAAGTTCCACCTTAAATAGTTCATTTATTCAGGTGTTTTCAAGTGTATTAACGTTAATTGGAACAGTTTCGGTTATGTTGTACCTAAGTCCCTTATTGACATTAATTACAATGATAATCATCCCTGTGATGTACATAGGGTTGAAGTGGATTACAAATCGTACAGGGAAGTTATTTAAAGAACAACAGCGAAATATTGGAGCTTTAAACGGATTTATTGAGGAAACGATATCGGGCCAACGAATTGTAAAGACATTCTCTCAGGAAGAGAGAGTGATTGAGCAGTTTTTAGAGAAGAATCAAAACTTAAAAAGATCAGGCTACTGGGCTCAAACGTATTCTGGGTTTATACCCAAGCTCTTTAACGTATTAAATAATTTAAGTTTTACCATTATTGCTGCAATCGGTGGGATCTTTGCATTAAACGAAGCTATCTCAATTGGGGTAATCGTTATTTTCGCCGAATATTCAAGACAATTTACAAGACCGTTAAATGATCTAGCGAATCAGTTTAATACACTGCTTTCTGCAGTTGCAGGAGCTGAGAGAGTATTTGATATTCTTGATGAGGAAATTGAATCTAAAGATGAGAAGAATGCGCTTATCTTGGATAAGGTCAAGGGTGAGGTTGAGTTTAAGAATGTATCTTTCTCATATGAGGAAGAAGGGAATACGATTCGTAATGTTAGTTTTCGAGTAAGTCCAGGTGAAACGGTGGCACTTGTTGGACCGACAGGTGCTGGGAAAACAACGATTATAAATTTAGTGTCTCGATTCTATGATACGGATGAGGGTTCAATTTTAATCGACCATAAAGAGCTAAAGCAAATTAAGCGTGCCAGTCTTCGTCACCATATGGGCTTTGTTCTTCAGGATACGTACCTTTTTCAAGGGACCATTCGAGATAACATTCGTTATGGAAATTTAGAGGCTACCGATGAAGAGATTGAAAATGCTGCTAAGTTAGCAAATGCTCATTCCTTCATCATGAAGATGCCAAACAAGTATGATACGATGATCAATCAAGATGGAAGTGGAATTAGCCAAGGGCAAAAACAACTATTGTCGATTGCACGAGCATTTCTTCCAAATCCATCGATTTTAATTCTTGATGAGGCTACCAGCAGTATTGATACAATTACCGAAATGAAAATTCAAGAGGCACTTAAACGCTTGATGAAAGATCGTACTTGTTTTGTGATTGCCCATCGTTTAAATACGATTCAACAAGCAGACCAGATCTTAGTGCTAGAAGATGGTCAAGTCATTGAAAATGGTACACATGATGAGTTATTAGACAAGAGAGGCTTCTACCATGGATTATTTCATAGCCAGTTGAAGCAAGATATAATTTAG
- a CDS encoding ABC transporter ATP-binding protein, translating to MLNVLSYLKPYRIAIVIALSLMLTELVVELVQPLLIAKIIDDGILQNDLSVIYKWGAVMVGLSLLAFASGVINSFFAAHVSQSYGFDLRKHLFLKVQSFSFANFNEFQTSSLITRFTNDVTQLQNTVFMSLRIMLRAPLLIIGGMIMALFVNVKLALVLVIAVPSLFLFLIYFMNKGSVLFKAVQERLDQVNRVMRENLSGMRLIKAFLRWKYEVDRFTNANEKLRDKTINSLRVIEFTMPILLLVMNLSIIAILWFGSVEVNTNQAGVGEIVALVNYATRIMGAFSIFTFIILAFSRAKASAGRISDVLVSEADMVDSTDAIEPGKFVRGEIEFKNVSFVYPGTTEEVLHNISFKAKSGETVAILGATGSGKSSLFQLIPRLYDADSGMVLIDGYNVKDMKQDQLRKQIGYVPQEALLFTGSVSDNIRWGKEDASMEEIVEATKSAQIHDTVEKLPNKYDTLIGQRGVNLSGGQKQRLSIARALIRKPRILLLDDSTSALDLKTEAKLLQALTRYKCTTLIITQKITTAMEADNILLIEDGSLLEQGNHNELLKNSSLYQKIFVSQFGEEELRRAKGTN from the coding sequence ATGTTAAACGTTTTATCGTATTTAAAGCCTTATCGAATTGCCATCGTTATCGCTTTATCACTTATGCTAACAGAGTTAGTGGTCGAGCTTGTTCAACCTCTACTGATTGCAAAGATAATTGATGATGGTATTTTACAAAATGACCTCTCTGTCATCTATAAATGGGGAGCAGTTATGGTAGGGTTGTCTTTATTGGCTTTTGCTTCTGGAGTAATTAACTCCTTTTTTGCCGCTCATGTGAGTCAAAGCTATGGATTTGACCTTAGAAAACACCTATTTCTAAAGGTACAATCCTTTTCATTTGCCAATTTTAATGAATTTCAAACTTCTTCATTGATTACTAGATTTACGAATGATGTTACACAGCTTCAAAATACAGTATTTATGAGTTTACGTATTATGTTAAGAGCACCACTGCTTATTATTGGTGGGATGATAATGGCTTTATTTGTGAATGTAAAGCTTGCTCTTGTATTGGTTATTGCTGTCCCTTCCTTATTTCTCTTCCTGATTTATTTTATGAACAAAGGAAGCGTCTTGTTTAAAGCGGTTCAAGAACGTTTAGATCAAGTTAACCGTGTAATGCGCGAAAATCTATCTGGAATGCGTCTTATTAAAGCATTCTTAAGGTGGAAATATGAAGTAGACCGATTTACGAACGCAAACGAGAAATTAAGGGATAAGACAATTAATTCCTTACGAGTTATTGAATTTACGATGCCAATTTTACTCTTGGTCATGAACTTAAGTATTATCGCTATTCTCTGGTTCGGAAGTGTTGAAGTAAATACAAATCAGGCTGGGGTAGGGGAAATTGTTGCTTTAGTCAATTACGCTACAAGAATTATGGGGGCCTTTTCAATATTTACTTTCATCATTCTTGCCTTTTCTCGGGCAAAAGCATCAGCTGGCCGTATTTCAGACGTTCTTGTGTCAGAGGCTGATATGGTTGATTCAACCGATGCTATTGAACCAGGTAAATTTGTAAGAGGCGAAATCGAATTTAAGAATGTATCTTTTGTATATCCAGGAACAACAGAAGAAGTATTACATAACATTTCATTCAAAGCAAAGTCTGGTGAAACAGTAGCGATCTTAGGAGCAACAGGATCAGGGAAATCTTCATTGTTTCAGTTGATTCCCCGATTATATGATGCAGATTCAGGTATGGTTTTAATTGATGGGTATAATGTAAAAGATATGAAACAAGATCAATTAAGAAAGCAAATCGGTTATGTTCCTCAGGAGGCATTATTATTTACCGGTAGTGTTAGTGATAATATTAGATGGGGAAAAGAAGATGCTTCAATGGAGGAAATTGTTGAAGCAACTAAGAGTGCTCAAATTCATGACACAGTAGAAAAATTACCAAACAAATATGATACGTTAATCGGTCAAAGAGGAGTAAATCTTTCTGGTGGCCAAAAACAACGATTATCTATTGCTAGAGCATTGATAAGAAAACCAAGGATATTATTATTAGATGATAGTACAAGTGCTTTAGATTTAAAGACGGAGGCAAAATTACTTCAAGCTTTAACTCGATATAAATGTACAACACTTATCATTACTCAAAAAATTACAACGGCTATGGAAGCTGACAATATCTTGCTTATAGAGGATGGTTCTTTATTGGAACAAGGGAATCATAATGAACTTTTGAAAAATTCTAGTCTTTATCAGAAAATCTTTGTATCACAATTCGGAGAGGAGGAGCTTAGACGTGCCAAAGGAACAAACTAA
- a CDS encoding peptidylprolyl isomerase produces the protein MKLVRKPFILLVTLFLFTLVLSACGTTKQQPESELGNENAANTGDKPIVTVTMENGDVIKLELYPDIAPNTVANFVSLIEQNYYDGIIFHRVIPGFMIQGGDPVGNGTGGPGYSIPGEFTGNGFTNDLTHTKGVLSMARTQDPNSAGSQFFIMAEDYPSLDGQYAAFGKVIEGLEVVDSIVSVERDSMDKPLEDQKIKTMTVDTFGVDYGEPKKTE, from the coding sequence ATGAAACTAGTAAGAAAACCATTTATACTTCTTGTTACACTCTTTTTGTTCACACTTGTTTTATCAGCGTGTGGTACTACCAAACAACAACCGGAATCTGAATTGGGAAATGAAAATGCTGCAAATACAGGTGATAAACCGATAGTCACTGTGACAATGGAAAATGGGGATGTAATCAAGCTAGAGCTTTATCCGGATATTGCTCCAAATACAGTAGCCAATTTCGTATCTCTAATTGAACAGAATTATTATGATGGAATTATCTTTCACCGTGTTATTCCTGGCTTTATGATTCAAGGTGGCGACCCTGTTGGAAATGGTACGGGCGGACCAGGTTATAGCATTCCAGGTGAATTTACTGGAAACGGCTTTACGAACGACCTAACCCATACAAAGGGTGTCCTTTCTATGGCTCGTACACAAGATCCAAACTCTGCAGGTTCACAATTTTTCATCATGGCTGAGGATTACCCAAGCCTAGATGGCCAATATGCTGCATTTGGTAAAGTTATTGAAGGACTCGAAGTAGTCGATTCAATCGTATCTGTAGAAAGAGACAGTATGGATAAACCACTTGAAGACCAAAAAATCAAAACAATGACAGTTGACACATTCGGAGTAGACTACGGTGAGCCGAAGAAAACCGAATAA
- a CDS encoding DUF2975 domain-containing protein — protein MKWVNTYLLKVSIYLAALIVLLLCIFWIPWAAGQLSILNPEYAYMRYPVQFGIYLTTIPFFTALYQANKLLVYIENNNAFSDLSIESLRMIKHCAISIVGLYAIGIALLISQNALHPSLGLIGLSITFASIVIAFFAALLQKLLKSVLEIKSENELTV, from the coding sequence ATGAAATGGGTAAACACTTATTTGTTAAAGGTATCAATTTATTTGGCCGCGTTAATCGTGCTACTACTTTGTATCTTTTGGATACCGTGGGCAGCAGGACAACTTTCTATTTTAAATCCTGAATATGCTTATATGAGATACCCAGTTCAATTTGGTATATATCTTACGACAATTCCGTTTTTCACTGCCTTATATCAGGCGAATAAACTCCTAGTTTATATAGAGAATAACAACGCCTTCTCTGATCTGTCTATTGAATCTCTAAGGATGATAAAACACTGTGCAATTAGTATTGTGGGACTTTATGCCATTGGTATTGCACTCCTAATTTCTCAAAATGCTCTTCACCCAAGTCTTGGGCTTATCGGATTATCTATTACATTTGCATCTATAGTAATCGCATTCTTTGCGGCTTTGCTTCAAAAACTGTTGAAAAGTGTACTTGAGATAAAGTCTGAAAATGAACTAACAGTGTGA
- a CDS encoding Type 1 glutamine amidotransferase-like domain-containing protein translates to MGKLFFYSDQVVGSPGNRKLDNLLFAGKRANDIKIGYIPSTVDIEKKYFNVKSDYYREYGVQNIMFFDLYSEFNPQQMDELISCDIIHLSAGNPIEFKEAINKRGMETVLRDYFNNGGTIVGVSGGAVQLGQSSNLFKLFNGVSEDDDSIETLKLVDFEFLPHYNRWDEEFKDKVVNYAVTSDTTVYAGNDGDGLIVEDGVVHTVGDILVMNSKL, encoded by the coding sequence ATGGGGAAGCTCTTTTTTTATAGTGATCAAGTCGTTGGATCTCCCGGAAATCGAAAATTGGATAATTTACTTTTTGCTGGTAAAAGGGCGAATGATATAAAAATAGGTTACATTCCGTCGACGGTAGATATAGAGAAAAAGTATTTCAATGTTAAGTCCGATTATTATCGTGAATACGGGGTTCAAAACATAATGTTTTTTGATCTATATAGTGAATTTAATCCACAGCAAATGGATGAATTGATTAGCTGTGATATTATTCATCTTTCAGCAGGAAATCCAATTGAATTCAAAGAAGCCATTAACAAACGTGGTATGGAAACTGTGTTAAGAGATTATTTTAACAATGGTGGAACAATTGTAGGAGTTAGTGGGGGAGCAGTTCAACTAGGACAATCTTCGAACCTCTTTAAGCTGTTTAATGGGGTTTCAGAAGATGATGACTCAATTGAGACATTAAAGTTAGTAGATTTTGAGTTTTTACCTCACTACAATCGCTGGGATGAGGAATTTAAAGATAAGGTTGTTAATTATGCCGTCACATCAGATACCACGGTTTATGCGGGGAATGATGGAGATGGACTAATCGTAGAAGATGGTGTAGTACACACGGTAGGTGACATCTTAGTAATGAACAGTAAATTGTAA
- a CDS encoding histidine phosphatase family protein translates to MKTYIYMVRHGDSPKFGDERIRGLTTEGLESAKRVTGLLKNEGIDIVVSSPYLRSIQTVQQLADKIGKEVIIYEDLKEWVFSSEGTRKPDTELMPLLEKSFLKPTLSFSGVESIEDCQKRAVSALLKIIEEYRGKKVAIGTHGAVMTLMMSFFDTKYDLNFLWSLSKPDIYRMEFSDFQLVKVTRLWGK, encoded by the coding sequence ATGAAAACATATATCTACATGGTGAGGCATGGTGACTCACCAAAATTTGGTGATGAAAGAATAAGAGGTTTAACTACTGAAGGACTAGAATCGGCTAAACGAGTAACTGGACTCTTAAAGAATGAGGGTATTGACATTGTTGTTTCAAGTCCATATCTACGCTCAATCCAGACGGTTCAGCAATTAGCTGACAAAATAGGCAAGGAAGTTATAATATATGAAGATCTCAAAGAGTGGGTTTTTTCGAGTGAAGGTACTAGAAAACCAGATACTGAACTAATGCCTTTATTAGAAAAATCATTTTTAAAACCAACCTTATCTTTTAGTGGGGTAGAGTCTATTGAGGACTGTCAAAAACGAGCGGTTTCAGCTCTTTTAAAAATAATCGAAGAATACCGGGGGAAAAAGGTTGCAATAGGAACTCATGGTGCCGTTATGACTTTAATGATGAGTTTTTTTGATACCAAATATGATTTGAACTTCTTATGGAGTCTTTCAAAGCCAGATATATATAGAATGGAATTTAGTGATTTTCAATTAGTGAAAGTTACTAGATTATGGGGTAAATAG
- a CDS encoding GNAT family N-acetyltransferase codes for MFTHKINEELSLKLLDLNDGARLFELTDQSRSYLREWLPWLDYTTKPEDTNEFIKITLSGFAERKSLTTVILYKNLIIGVASFNSIDWSNKTAQIGYWLGHEYQGNGIMTKVTKALTEYAFNELRINKVEIRVATQNVKSRSIPEKLGFKNEGCIRHAEWLYDHYVDHYVYGMLAEEWEKQDCTT; via the coding sequence ATGTTTACACACAAAATAAATGAAGAGCTTTCTTTAAAATTATTAGACTTAAATGATGGAGCAAGATTATTCGAGTTAACGGATCAATCAAGGTCTTATTTGCGTGAATGGCTGCCTTGGTTGGATTACACGACTAAACCTGAGGATACGAATGAATTTATTAAAATAACCCTTAGTGGATTTGCCGAGCGTAAAAGTTTAACAACAGTGATTCTTTATAAAAATCTTATTATAGGAGTTGCTAGTTTCAATAGTATTGATTGGTCAAATAAAACAGCACAAATTGGGTATTGGTTAGGACATGAATACCAAGGTAATGGGATCATGACCAAAGTAACAAAAGCTCTAACGGAGTATGCATTTAATGAGTTAAGGATTAATAAGGTGGAAATTAGAGTTGCAACACAGAATGTAAAGAGTAGAAGTATCCCTGAAAAACTAGGGTTTAAAAATGAAGGGTGCATTAGACATGCTGAATGGCTTTACGACCATTATGTGGACCATTATGTCTATGGAATGTTGGCTGAAGAATGGGAAAAACAAGATTGTACTACATAA
- a CDS encoding MGMT family protein — translation MTPFTEKVIEIIKSIPAGRVMTYGQVASVAGSPRAARQVVRILHSMSKKHGLPWHRVINGKGEIALQDDESFNEQRMNLEMEGVQIGLHGKIDLTKYQWHP, via the coding sequence TTGACTCCATTTACGGAAAAAGTAATTGAAATAATCAAAAGTATACCTGCTGGTAGGGTAATGACCTATGGGCAAGTAGCTAGTGTTGCGGGTAGTCCAAGGGCAGCTCGCCAGGTTGTGCGAATTCTTCATTCGATGAGTAAGAAGCACGGTCTACCCTGGCATCGTGTGATAAATGGAAAAGGGGAGATTGCTTTACAGGATGATGAGTCTTTTAATGAGCAGCGAATGAATTTAGAAATGGAAGGTGTCCAAATAGGTTTGCATGGAAAGATCGACCTAACAAAATATCAGTGGCATCCTTAG
- the lepB gene encoding signal peptidase I yields the protein MISASTLFHPISFELSFTLRETPVGSNVVPEGHLFVMGDNRQGSMDSRHIGAIPIEKVIGTTNIVYFPINEIKIISK from the coding sequence ATGATAAGTGCGTCAACTCTATTCCACCCTATATCGTTTGAGCTTTCGTTTACATTACGAGAAACTCCTGTGGGTAGTAATGTAGTTCCAGAAGGACATTTATTCGTTATGGGCGATAATAGGCAAGGTAGTATGGACAGTCGTCATATTGGGGCTATTCCAATAGAAAAGGTTATAGGAACAACAAATATTGTGTATTTTCCTATTAATGAAATAAAAATAATTAGTAAGTAG